One part of the Rutidosis leptorrhynchoides isolate AG116_Rl617_1_P2 chromosome 1, CSIRO_AGI_Rlap_v1, whole genome shotgun sequence genome encodes these proteins:
- the LOC139855033 gene encoding uncharacterized protein, which produces MVDVRVTSIHVRYRTRTSRKELFVWEGARDSKKILHHMGSFLMTSIENLDKRGIDLDTVLCPFCNNEVETLKHALCDCTIAKDVWSRVSRWWNTVYVDYPCLSDRFTGSISHNGSSTSSKLWQAVEWVTGYCLWVHRNNVIFQKKKFTDPMLLNEVQIKTFEWISTVLGNII; this is translated from the exons atggttgatgtgcgtgtgaCTTCTATACATGTACGATATAGGACTCGGACTTCAAGGAAAGAATTGTTTGTTTGGGAGGGTGCTAGAGACTCGAAGAAGATCTTACATCATATGGGGAGTTTTCTTATGACTAGTATCGAAA ATTTAGATAAGCGGGGTATAGATCTTGATACTGTGTTATGTCCGTTTTGTAATAATGAAGTTGAAACATTGAAACACGCTTTATGTGATTGCACGATAGCTAAAGATGTTTGGTCAAGAGTATCTCGATGGTGGAACACAGTTTATGTCGACTATCCTTGTTTAAGTGACAGATTTACGGGTTCTATTTCTCATAATGGTTCATCCACTTCCTCAAAATTATGGCAAGCCGTTGAGTGGGTTACCGGATATTGTCTTTGGGTTCATCGTAACAATGTTATCTTTCAGAAGAAAAAGTTTACCGATCCTATGCTTCTCAATGAAGTTCAAATTAAAACTTTCGAGTGGATCTCAACCGTTCTCGGAAACATAATCTAA